Genomic DNA from Selenomonas sp. oral taxon 126:
GCTATCCCGCAGCCGCCGCCTACCTCCCGCCGCAGACGAATGCGGACGGTGCACTCCGGATCCGCATCCTTGCAGGACGCTACGGGAATATTAACATCGAAAACAGCGCCGCCGTGGACGACGGACAGATTCGCCGCCTCGCGCACGCGCTCCACACGGGCGCGCCCATCGAGGGGCGCCGCCTGGAGAAGGCACTCTATAACATCGCCGCCCTCAGCGGCGTGGAGGCGGCGGGGCTGCTCTCGCCGGGCGCGGCGTTCGGTACGAGCGACCTCACCATCCGCGTGAAGGACGGGCGGCGGCAGAGCTTCGTCCTCTACAGCGAGAACTACGGGAGCAAGACCTCGGGACGCTACCGCTACGGCGCGCAGGTTGGACTCTCGAACCTCACGAAGAGTGGCGACCGTCTGAGCCTCGGTGCGATGATCTCAAACGAGGATCTGAGGAACTATAGCCTCACCTATACCCGCCCCGTCGGCGTGGACGGCACCGTGTTCGGATTCGGTGTCAGCCGCATGAACTACGAGCTCTCGGGCGCATTTCGCCGTCTCGGTGCGACAGGACAAGCCGACACCATCAGTTTCTTCGGTACAACACCGCTCCTGCGCACGAGCAGAGACAGCCTGAGCCTCACCTACGGATGGGACTATCGCAAACTCGAGGATGAATACAAGAATGTCGGCATGACCCTCGAAAAGCACAGCAACACCGCCCGTCTCGGCGTGCGCGGCGAGATGAACCGCCCGCGCACCCATCTCACCTATGACCTCACGGCATACCACGGGACGATTGCATCAGACTCGCGGATGGCGGCATTGCAGATGCGGCGCGCCGGCACGGAGGGCAGCTTCACCAAGGGCGTGCTGAATCTCGGCGTGCGGCAGGAACTTGGGGCTCGGTGGCATCTGAACCTCAAGACACAGATGCAGGCAGCGGGGGACAACCTCGACAGCTCCGAGGAGATCTACCTCGGCGGGGCAAACGGCGTGCGCGCCTACCCGCAGGGCGAGGGCTCGGGCGACAGCGGCTATCTCGCGAGCGCGGAGCTCGTCTATCGGACGGGCGTGCCGCATCTGGATCTTAGCACCTACTATGACACGGGACATGTGGTGTACGCGCACGACGGTGCGGACGGCGGTACGACACTCAGCGGATGGGGCATTGGCGTCAGCTACAGCCGCCCCGGCGACTACTTCGTGCGGCTCGACTGGGCGCGGCGCATCGGACTTGCGCGGAACGCGAGCACGGAGGCACAGGCAAAGAACCGCCTCTGGTTTATGGTCGGTAAAGTGTGGTAGAACCTCTCGGAGCGCCCCTATCGGCTCGCAAGCTCGCCACTTCCCCCGTTTCGACGGGGGAAGCTAATATACCGTAATCCAAAAGCCTCCCCTGCCACAGCGGGGGAGGTGGCACGCGCAGCGTGACGGAAGGGGCGCCTTGAGCGGTAGAGGTTATCTATCGTTAGAAACGCGCACAAGCCACAGGCGCCCCTTCCACCGCAAGCGGTCCCCCTCCCCCGTGTCGAGCGGTCAACGTCAACCAATCACACTTCGCTAACGCTTGTGTTCTTGGGACGTTTTCCCATACGACCTGTTGCCCAATCAGCTGCGTCCTTTCGGACTTGCTTCTTGGACAGGTCTGCAACGGGGGAGGCTCATATGCCGTAATGCAGAAGCCTCCCCTGCCGCAGCGGGGGAGGTGGCACGCGCAGCGTGACGGTAGGGGCGCCTTGAGCGATTGGACATAATGAACGAAAAGCATACAGCAAAATAATGCTAGAGAAAGGATAAAGGAAATGAAAACAACATCGAACAAACAGCTGCGCCGCAAACTCCTCTGTGCCCTCGTTGCGGGCGCACTCGCCGCCCCCTTTGCCGCGCAGACGGCGTATGCTCTGCCCATCGAGGGCGCGAACGCCACAGCGAATGCGGGAGAGGCGAATATCACTACCGCCGACAAGACCATGAACATCGTGGGCAAGACCGAGCACAATATCCTCAAATGGGAGGACTTCTCCGTCGAAAAGGACGAGACGGTAAAATTTGACGGCGGCGCAAAGACGCGCGACTATCTGAACCTCGTCACGGGCGAGGGCGCGTCGAACATCTACGGCAAGATCGAGGGCGGCAGGAACGTCTACCTCGTCAACCCGCACGGCATCCTCTTCGCGAAGGGCTCTGAGGTCAATACGGGCGCACTCTACCTCTCGACGGCGAATCCCGCTGACATTGCCGCAGCGACGAACACATTCAAGGCAAACGGCACAAGCCCCCTCTCCGCCACCGCACAGATGGGCGACGTGCTGAACCTCGGTACGGTAAAGGCGAGCAAACTCTACATCGAGGGCAAGAACGTCAAAGTCCTCAACACGGATGCGGTCACGGACACAAACGGCACGGCGCTCACGGGGACGAACGTCACCATCCGCAGCGAGGAAACGCCGCATATCGGCTACGATGTCGCCAATACCACGACGCGGAACTTCACCATAAACGGCTCAACTTCCTCGAAGATGGTCTCCGACTATGCGAGCACGAATGTCGCGCATCATGCCGCATCTGCAAAATCACGCGGCTGGGATGTCAAAAAGTTGAACGGCACCGATGCGCATACGGACTATGACTATATGCGCGTGCATGATGTCTACGAGCTGCAGCACATGGACGCGAATCGGGTGAATGCAGCAGTTACCGGGTCGGATAAGAAGATTATCGGCAGATATATGCTCGCGAATGACATCGCGGCAAGTGAGACACAGGACTGGGATGGGGGCTTTCAGCCGATTGGCAGTTCTGATAATAGCATGGGGGCCTTTACGGGACGATTTGACGGCGTAGGGCACACGATCACGGGGCTTACCATTAAGCCACCGACCGATAGTTTCGGGGGGTATTCTCGCGGGATGTTCGCATACATCGAGCACGCAATCGTCGAGAATGTCTCCCTGAAGGGTGCCTCCGTGTCGGGAGAGAAGGATGTCGGTGGCATTGTGGGAGCTGCAGACTATTCGTGTGTCGTACGGAACGTCTCCTTCAGCGGTGAGGTCTATGGAAGCGATACTGTGGTCGGCGGCATTGTGGGAACGCTACAACGAAGTACCCTTGAGAACGTCTACCATGAGGGCACAGTCGAAGGGCACAAGTCTGTCGGCGGCATTGTGGGATATATGATTCAAAACTCCACCGTTCAGAACGTCCGGAATGCGGGCAAGGTCTTAGGAAATGAGATGCTCGGCGGCATTGCGGGATCGGTAGAGGCAAACAGCCGCGTTCAGAACGCCGTGCAGATGGGAACCGTGGAGCAAAGAACGGGACAGACGGATTCGCAAGTCGGCGGCGTTGTGGGACTTTTGGATGGTAGCACGCTCAGCCATGCCGTATGGAAGGAGGGCAGTGCAACGAATGGGAGCGGCGCTCTGATCCAGAACGGCATCGGCAAAAATCAGGGAAATACTACAGTGGACGATGTCCAAGAGCACAGTCTGGACGATATGAAGAAGGCGGCGACATACGCGAAATGGGGCAGTGACGTTGCCACCGAGGGCGGCAAGAGGACGCCGTGGCGCATCTACGACGGCAAGACCATGCCGCTGCTCAAGGCATTCCTCCGGACGAAGCACCTTGCAAACCGTGAGAGTGTCTACGACGGCACGGCTCCGACGATTGCGGGCGGCGACGGCATCACATGGACGGCAGGGAAGGATGCCGGCACATATCATGCCTACAGCGAGCAGTATGACATCATCGGCGGCGCGTACACGGTCAAGCCGAAGGAGCTGACGCTCGGCTTTACGAGCGGCACGCGCTTTGACAAGACCTATGACGGGGGGCTAGATACCGCCACGCGGACGCTCACGAAGGGGCAGCACTATAATCTCGGTGGCTTTGTCGGCAGCGATGGCTCAGATGTCGAACTGGCGGGTGCTGTCACGGGCAAGTATGCGGACAAGAACGCAGGCAGGGATAAGGAAGTGACGTTCCAAAATCTCGCGCTCACAGGCACAGGTGCGAAGAACTATACCATCACAAGGGCGCGGGGCGTGGGGACAATCACGCCGAAGCAGCTGACGCTCGACCTCGTGGGCGGCACGCGCTTTGATAAGACCTACGACGGCAATGCAAACGTCACGCAGTCGCTCACGAAGGGGACGAACTATACCCTCACGGGCTTTGTCGGCAGCGAGGGCACGGGCATCGCACTCGCTTCCTCCACAGGCACATACAGCGACAAGAATGCCGCCGCAGACAAAACCGTCACCTTTAACGGGCTGACGCTCACAGGCACGGGCGCGCGCAACTACACACTCGACAAGACTGCGCTCACGGGCATCGGCACGATCGCGCGGCGTGCGCTGACCCTCGGCGCAGTCGCGGCGCAGAGTAAGACCTACGATGGTACAACCGCCGCTGACGCATCGAAGTTCGGCGCGGCACTCACCAATGCCATCGCGGGTGACGATGTGAAGGCGACCGCCACGGGTGCGGCGTACAACGACAAGAACGTCGCCGGGGCAAGCAGGATCGACTACACGGGTGTCGGTCTCGCGGGTTCGGATGCCGGGAACTACACGCTTGCCGCCACCACGGCGCAGGGCGCGGGCACGATCGCAAAGCGTGCGCTGACCATTGGCACCGTCGGGGCGCAGAGCAAGACCTACAACGGCAATACTGCGGCTGACGCATCGAAGTTCCATGCGACGCTCGGCAATCTCGTCGCGGGCGAGGAGAACCTTGTCACAGCGACCGCTGCGGGCGCGACCTACAACGACAAGAATGTCGCAGGGGCGAACAAGGTCACCTACACGGGTGTTCAGCTCACAGGCACGGGCGCGGGGAACTATAGCATCGCGAACACCGCGCAGGGTGCGGGCAGGATTACGCCGAAGCAGCTCAACCTTGCACTCACGAGCGGCGCACGCTTTGACAAGACCTACGATGGAAACAACAGGGTCGACCAGTCGCTCACAAAGGGGACGAACTATACCCTCACGGGCTTTGTCGGCACGGAGGGTGACCACCTCGCACTCGCCGCCGCCACGGGCACATACACGGACAAGAATGCCGCCGCAGACAAAGCCGTCACCTTTGGCGGGCTGACCCTCACGGGCACGGGCGCGGGCAACTACACGCTGAACAGGACCACGCTCACAGGCACAGGCACGATCGCGCCGCGTGCGCTGACGCTTGCTGCTGTGGCGGGGCAGACTTTTGACAAGGTATACGACGGCACAACCAATGCAGGCGACGCGCTGAAAAAGGGCGAGAACTATACCCTCTCGAACTTTGCGGACGGCGAGGGCGCGGGCATCACGGTCACGAGCACGGGCACGGGCAGCTATGCGGACAAGAACGTCGGCACGCACGCGGTGAACTACACGGGGCTGACCCTCACGGGCGCGGGCGCGGGCAACTATCGTCTGAATACAGCGACGCTCACGGGCACAGGCACAATCACGCCGCGCACGCTGACGCTCACCGCCGACGCGCAGAGCATTGTGCAGGGCGCGCCGTTGCCATCCTTTACGGGACGCGCGGATGGCTTCGCGGACGGTGAGGACGAGCGCGTATTCGGTGCGGACGGCATCACATTTGGCACGACGCTGACGAATACCGATACGCCGGGCAGCTATGGCGTTACGGGGCGCATTGGCAGCACGAGTGACGGCATCCTCGGCAACTACCGCATTGGGCAGGCGGCGGGCAACGCGACTGCCTTCACCATCCATGCCGCAGCACTGCCGGGCGGACTCATCGCCTCGCTCGTACAGAATGCCGCGCCGCGCTTTGATATGGGCTTCGAGCAGGAGGTCTATGTATTCGGCTTGCCGCGTCCCATTCCGACGGCAACGCTCGGCATCTATCGCTTTGCGGCGGCACGCGATATTAGCATTGAGGGCGTGCGCCTCGACTGAGGGGCGCTTTGGACGTCCGGGCAATACTGACAAAGGGCTGTTGTACGAGTCAAACGACTACGTGCGACAGCCCTTTGTCTTTATATTTGCATGGAACTTCTGTTTTTGTTATACTGGTAACAATTTATCGGGAGAGGACGATATACGGATTGTCACAGGAAAAAGGATCTCATGCGGTGCAGAGCAGCACGTTCATCAAATATGCGGGGGGCGTATTCGCGCTGTCCTTTCTGCTCGTCTGCGGTATCTACTATGCGAGTACATACTTTATGTCCGGCTCGCTGCGCGATGTGAATGCATTCGCCGATCTGCCGGAGAATGAGCTCGGCTATGTGCTCATCATGGGGGTCGATCACAGGGAAGAGGATGTCGGCCGCAGCGATACGCTGATGCTTGCCGCCGTCGATGAGGAGCATGGGCGCGCGGCGCTGCTCTCGATCCCGCGCGATACGCGCATTGAGGTCGGCAGCTACGGCTACGACAAGATCAACCATGCCTATGCGTTCGGCGGGCACGAGATGACGCTCGCCTCGGTCAGCGCACTCGTGGGCGTTCCCGTCACGCATTACATCCTGATCGACACCTCGGCGTTCGAGCGGATTGTGGATGCGGTCGGCGGCGTGGACATCGATGTCGAGAAGCGGATGTACTACGAGGATCCGTGGGACGACAACGGCGGTCTCGTGATCGACCTGCAGGCGGGGGAGCAGCATATGGACGGCGCACAGGCGATACAGTACGTGCGCTATCGCGACGGCGAGGGCGACATCGGGCGCATTGGTCGGCAGCAGCATTTCATGCGCGCACTCCTGGCGCAGTTCCTCTCGCCGCAGGTGCTCCCGCGCCTTGCAGCGGTCGTGGATGAGGTGAAGAATGCGGTCGATACGGATCTGACGACGCGTCAGCTGCTGACCCTCGCGGCGCGGCTGAGGGACATGGAGGAGGGCGGCATCTCCATGCAGATGGTCGCGGGGACGCCTGCCTATCTCGGCGATGTGAGCTATTGGATTCCCGACCTCGTGGAGACGCGCAGGGCGCTCTTTGCAGGTGTGGGCAAGGAGATGTCCAAGCGTATGCAGGAGGCGGCGGAGAAGGACGCTGGCGCCTATCGGAAGGATATGCCGGAGCGGCTGCGGATCATGGCAGAGGAGGATGAAAAGGCGCTGCTGCCATCATCCGAGGAGCTGCTCGCAGAGGGCGACCGCGTGATCGGCGCGCAGCGTGCAGAGCGCAATGCGGCGCAGAAAAAGGAAACAGAGCAGGCGCAGGAGCAGGAGCGGCAGGAAGCTGCACCGCCCAAGGAGAGCGCCAAGGAGCGCAGCAATGAAAGCACGAGTGCGGACGATATCTCCGTTATGATTATCAATGCGAGCGGGATCGACGGTGCGGGCGCGGAGATTGCGGATGCACTGCGCGCAAGGGGATTCCGCATATCGAGTGTGGAGACGGGGAATGCGTCTGATCGTCCCAAGACTGCCGTTATGACGGCAGAGGAACACGTGAATCAATTCTACGGCATGCCGTTCACCTGCGTCATCATGCCCGTCGACGGGGCGGGTGAGCGACAGGCG
This window encodes:
- a CDS encoding ShlB/FhaC/HecB family hemolysin secretion/activation protein, translated to MKRKARRIHRACLRCALPLAAAFLLPSAAFAATNLPQPDAGQIGAVTPKDALESSLPVTEGTAGSASFRLARIDITQDGTQLNADELKGKAASYTERTISETELNTLLGDLTAYARSHGYPAAAAYLPPQTNADGALRIRILAGRYGNINIENSAAVDDGQIRRLAHALHTGAPIEGRRLEKALYNIAALSGVEAAGLLSPGAAFGTSDLTIRVKDGRRQSFVLYSENYGSKTSGRYRYGAQVGLSNLTKSGDRLSLGAMISNEDLRNYSLTYTRPVGVDGTVFGFGVSRMNYELSGAFRRLGATGQADTISFFGTTPLLRTSRDSLSLTYGWDYRKLEDEYKNVGMTLEKHSNTARLGVRGEMNRPRTHLTYDLTAYHGTIASDSRMAALQMRRAGTEGSFTKGVLNLGVRQELGARWHLNLKTQMQAAGDNLDSSEEIYLGGANGVRAYPQGEGSGDSGYLASAELVYRTGVPHLDLSTYYDTGHVVYAHDGADGGTTLSGWGIGVSYSRPGDYFVRLDWARRIGLARNASTEAQAKNRLWFMVGKVW
- a CDS encoding YDG domain-containing protein, yielding MKTTSNKQLRRKLLCALVAGALAAPFAAQTAYALPIEGANATANAGEANITTADKTMNIVGKTEHNILKWEDFSVEKDETVKFDGGAKTRDYLNLVTGEGASNIYGKIEGGRNVYLVNPHGILFAKGSEVNTGALYLSTANPADIAAATNTFKANGTSPLSATAQMGDVLNLGTVKASKLYIEGKNVKVLNTDAVTDTNGTALTGTNVTIRSEETPHIGYDVANTTTRNFTINGSTSSKMVSDYASTNVAHHAASAKSRGWDVKKLNGTDAHTDYDYMRVHDVYELQHMDANRVNAAVTGSDKKIIGRYMLANDIAASETQDWDGGFQPIGSSDNSMGAFTGRFDGVGHTITGLTIKPPTDSFGGYSRGMFAYIEHAIVENVSLKGASVSGEKDVGGIVGAADYSCVVRNVSFSGEVYGSDTVVGGIVGTLQRSTLENVYHEGTVEGHKSVGGIVGYMIQNSTVQNVRNAGKVLGNEMLGGIAGSVEANSRVQNAVQMGTVEQRTGQTDSQVGGVVGLLDGSTLSHAVWKEGSATNGSGALIQNGIGKNQGNTTVDDVQEHSLDDMKKAATYAKWGSDVATEGGKRTPWRIYDGKTMPLLKAFLRTKHLANRESVYDGTAPTIAGGDGITWTAGKDAGTYHAYSEQYDIIGGAYTVKPKELTLGFTSGTRFDKTYDGGLDTATRTLTKGQHYNLGGFVGSDGSDVELAGAVTGKYADKNAGRDKEVTFQNLALTGTGAKNYTITRARGVGTITPKQLTLDLVGGTRFDKTYDGNANVTQSLTKGTNYTLTGFVGSEGTGIALASSTGTYSDKNAAADKTVTFNGLTLTGTGARNYTLDKTALTGIGTIARRALTLGAVAAQSKTYDGTTAADASKFGAALTNAIAGDDVKATATGAAYNDKNVAGASRIDYTGVGLAGSDAGNYTLAATTAQGAGTIAKRALTIGTVGAQSKTYNGNTAADASKFHATLGNLVAGEENLVTATAAGATYNDKNVAGANKVTYTGVQLTGTGAGNYSIANTAQGAGRITPKQLNLALTSGARFDKTYDGNNRVDQSLTKGTNYTLTGFVGTEGDHLALAAATGTYTDKNAAADKAVTFGGLTLTGTGAGNYTLNRTTLTGTGTIAPRALTLAAVAGQTFDKVYDGTTNAGDALKKGENYTLSNFADGEGAGITVTSTGTGSYADKNVGTHAVNYTGLTLTGAGAGNYRLNTATLTGTGTITPRTLTLTADAQSIVQGAPLPSFTGRADGFADGEDERVFGADGITFGTTLTNTDTPGSYGVTGRIGSTSDGILGNYRIGQAAGNATAFTIHAAALPGGLIASLVQNAAPRFDMGFEQEVYVFGLPRPIPTATLGIYRFAAARDISIEGVRLD
- a CDS encoding LCP family protein; the encoded protein is MSQEKGSHAVQSSTFIKYAGGVFALSFLLVCGIYYASTYFMSGSLRDVNAFADLPENELGYVLIMGVDHREEDVGRSDTLMLAAVDEEHGRAALLSIPRDTRIEVGSYGYDKINHAYAFGGHEMTLASVSALVGVPVTHYILIDTSAFERIVDAVGGVDIDVEKRMYYEDPWDDNGGLVIDLQAGEQHMDGAQAIQYVRYRDGEGDIGRIGRQQHFMRALLAQFLSPQVLPRLAAVVDEVKNAVDTDLTTRQLLTLAARLRDMEEGGISMQMVAGTPAYLGDVSYWIPDLVETRRALFAGVGKEMSKRMQEAAEKDAGAYRKDMPERLRIMAEEDEKALLPSSEELLAEGDRVIGAQRAERNAAQKKETEQAQEQERQEAAPPKESAKERSNESTSADDISVMIINASGIDGAGAEIADALRARGFRISSVETGNASDRPKTAVMTAEEHVNQFYGMPFTCVIMPVDGAGERQAIVIIGRDYRPEAVHEDGEE